From the genome of Mugil cephalus isolate CIBA_MC_2020 chromosome 2, CIBA_Mcephalus_1.1, whole genome shotgun sequence, one region includes:
- the LOC125000118 gene encoding cytochrome P450 2U1 isoform X1 translates to MALLSWLGHLSSCLLSLTNVVSAALVLSVYHLVAFYRKQRELRYKNIPPGPKPWPVVGNFGGFFVPSFLKRRSGQPAERRNINTMDVLAELAKVHGNVFSLFVGSQLIVVLDGFDAVKDALSNHPEVFSDRPDVPAISIMTKRKGIVFAPYGPVWRKQRKFCHTTLRSFGLGKLSLEPCIQQGLATVKAELLRLNREGGGAGVDLSPLIGNAVSNVICSMVLGQRFHHEDREFRTMLDLMTRGLEICVNSPAVLINIFPLLYYLPFGVFKELRQVERDITVFLKGIIQKHRETLDPENPRDLSDMYLMEILAQQGEKDSTFTEDYLFYIIGDLFIAGTDTTTNSVLWTMLYMALHPDVQDKVQAEIDEVVGRQRVPSLTDKGSLPFTEAAIMEVQRLTVVVPLSIPHMASETTEFRGYTIPKGTVIFPNLWSVHRDPTVWDDADSFKPARFLDDEGKLLRKEHFIPFGIGRRVCMGEQLAKMELFLTVTSLLQAFRFRLPEGKPPPSLQGRFGLTLAPCPYTVCVSARSFDSGAGDRCLK, encoded by the exons ATGGCTTTGCTGTCGTGGCTGGGACACCTGAGCAGCTGCTTACTATCGCTTACAAACGTTGTCAGTGCAGCACTTGTCTTATCCGTGTATCATTTAGTTGCTTTTTACCGCAAACAGCGGGAGCTCCGGTATAAAAACATCCCTCCGGGTCCGAAGCCATGGCCGGTGGTGGGAAACTTCGGCGGCTTCTTCGTGCCCTCTTTCCTGAAGAGGAGGTCCGGGCAGCCGGCGGAGCGCAGGAACATAAACACCATGGACGTCTTAGCAGAACTAGCCAAGGTCCACGGTAACGTGTTCAGCCTCTTCGTAGGGAGTCAGCTGATCGTGGTGCTGGACGGCTTTGACGCGGTTAAAGACGCCCTGTCCAACCACCCCGAGGTGTTCTCGGACAGGCCGGATGTCCCCGCCATCTCCATAATGACCAAGCGTAAAG GGATAGTCTTTGCACCTTACGGGCCCGTGTGGAGAAAGCAACGCAAGTTCTGCCACACCACGCTGCGAAGCTTCGGCCTGGGGAAGCTGAGTCTGGAGCCGTGCATCCAGCAAGGCCTGGCTACCGTCAAGGCGGAGCTGCTGCGTCTGAACCGAGAAGGCGGCGGCGCCGGCGTGGATCTGAGCCCGCTCATCGGCAACGCCGTGTCCAACGTCATCTGCTCCATGGTCCTGGGTCAGCGCTTCCACCACGAGGATCGCGAGTTCCGCACCATGCTCGACCTGATGACCCGCGGGCTGGAGATCTGCGTCAACAGCCCCGCGGTGCTCATCAACATCTTCCCGCTGCTCTACTATTTGCCCTTCGGTGTTTTCAAGGAGCTGCGGCAGGTGGAACGAGACATCACGGTGTTTCTGAAGGGGATTATTCAGAAGCACCGTGAAACGTTAGATCCGGAAAACCCAAGGGACCTTTCAGACATGTACTTGATGGAGATTCTGGCCCAGCAAGGGGAAAAGGACAGCACCTTTACAGAAGATTATCTCTTTTATATCATAGGAGATCTCTTCATTGCCGGCACTGACACCACCACTAATTCAGTTTTATGGACTATGCTCTATATGGCCTTACACCCTGATGTTCAAG ACAAGGTCCAGGCAGAGATCGATGAGGTGGTGGGCAGACAGCGGGTCCCGTCTCTGACTGACAAAGGAAGTTTGCCTTTCACTGAAGCCGCCATCATGGAGGTGCAGAGGCTGACTGTGGTGGTTCCACTGAGCATTCCTCACATGGCCTCAGAGACAACAG agtttaGAGGCTACACTATTCCTAAGGGAACTGTCATATTCCCCAACCTGTGGTCTGTTCATCGAGATCCCACCGTGTGGGACGATGCAGACAGTTTCAAACCAGCGCGCTTCTTGGATGATGAGGGAAAGTTGCTCAGGAAAGAACACTTCATACCGTTTGGGATAG GTCGCAGGGTGTGCATGGGTGAACAGCTGGCAAAGATGGAGCTGTTCCTGACCGTCACCAGCTTACTGCAGGCATTCAGATTCAGGCTCCCAGAGGGAAAGCCTCCTCCTTCCCTGCAAGGACGTTTCGGCCTGACACTAGCGCCCTGCCCGTACACTGTGTGCGTGAGCGCTCGCAGTTTTGACAGTGGGGCAGGTGATCGGTGCCTGAAATGA
- the LOC125000118 gene encoding cytochrome P450 2U1 isoform X2, with protein MALLSWLGHLSSCLLSLTNVVSAALVLSVYHLVAFYRKQRELRYKNIPPGPKPWPVVGNFGGFFVPSFLKRRSGQPAERRNINTMDVLAELAKVHGNVFSLFVGSQLIVVLDGFDAVKDALSNHPEVFSDRPDVPAISIMTKRKGIVFAPYGPVWRKQRKFCHTTLRSFGLGKLSLEPCIQQGLATVKAELLRLNREGGGAGVDLSPLIGNAVSNVICSMVLGQRFHHEDREFRTMLDLMTRGLEICVNSPAVLINIFPLLYYLPFGVFKELRQVERDITVFLKGIIQKHRETLDPENPRDLSDMYLMEILAQQGEKDSTFTEDYLFYIIGDLFIAGTDTTTNSVLWTMLYMALHPDVQDKVQAEIDEVVGRQRVPSLTDKGSLPFTEAAIMEVQRLTVVVPLSIPHMASETTAGDWERTICCSITCTNQINESCSRSMMWHNYLQCEWF; from the exons ATGGCTTTGCTGTCGTGGCTGGGACACCTGAGCAGCTGCTTACTATCGCTTACAAACGTTGTCAGTGCAGCACTTGTCTTATCCGTGTATCATTTAGTTGCTTTTTACCGCAAACAGCGGGAGCTCCGGTATAAAAACATCCCTCCGGGTCCGAAGCCATGGCCGGTGGTGGGAAACTTCGGCGGCTTCTTCGTGCCCTCTTTCCTGAAGAGGAGGTCCGGGCAGCCGGCGGAGCGCAGGAACATAAACACCATGGACGTCTTAGCAGAACTAGCCAAGGTCCACGGTAACGTGTTCAGCCTCTTCGTAGGGAGTCAGCTGATCGTGGTGCTGGACGGCTTTGACGCGGTTAAAGACGCCCTGTCCAACCACCCCGAGGTGTTCTCGGACAGGCCGGATGTCCCCGCCATCTCCATAATGACCAAGCGTAAAG GGATAGTCTTTGCACCTTACGGGCCCGTGTGGAGAAAGCAACGCAAGTTCTGCCACACCACGCTGCGAAGCTTCGGCCTGGGGAAGCTGAGTCTGGAGCCGTGCATCCAGCAAGGCCTGGCTACCGTCAAGGCGGAGCTGCTGCGTCTGAACCGAGAAGGCGGCGGCGCCGGCGTGGATCTGAGCCCGCTCATCGGCAACGCCGTGTCCAACGTCATCTGCTCCATGGTCCTGGGTCAGCGCTTCCACCACGAGGATCGCGAGTTCCGCACCATGCTCGACCTGATGACCCGCGGGCTGGAGATCTGCGTCAACAGCCCCGCGGTGCTCATCAACATCTTCCCGCTGCTCTACTATTTGCCCTTCGGTGTTTTCAAGGAGCTGCGGCAGGTGGAACGAGACATCACGGTGTTTCTGAAGGGGATTATTCAGAAGCACCGTGAAACGTTAGATCCGGAAAACCCAAGGGACCTTTCAGACATGTACTTGATGGAGATTCTGGCCCAGCAAGGGGAAAAGGACAGCACCTTTACAGAAGATTATCTCTTTTATATCATAGGAGATCTCTTCATTGCCGGCACTGACACCACCACTAATTCAGTTTTATGGACTATGCTCTATATGGCCTTACACCCTGATGTTCAAG ACAAGGTCCAGGCAGAGATCGATGAGGTGGTGGGCAGACAGCGGGTCCCGTCTCTGACTGACAAAGGAAGTTTGCCTTTCACTGAAGCCGCCATCATGGAGGTGCAGAGGCTGACTGTGGTGGTTCCACTGAGCATTCCTCACATGGCCTCAGAGACAACAG CAGGTGATTGGGAGAGAACCATCTGCTGCAGCATAACTTGCACCAATCAGATCAACGAATCATGTAGTAGGAGTATGATGTGGCACAACTATCTGCAATGTGAGTGGTTTTGA